From Paenibacillus graminis, a single genomic window includes:
- a CDS encoding thiamine pyrophosphate-dependent enzyme: MAIDYEKEVGSAKVEQKFLYESGNEMAAYAAHQINYHVMGYFPISPSTEVAQFLDTMKASGQHDIMLVPSDGEHSSAGICYGASTAGGRVFNATSAQGYMFMLEQMPVQAGTRMPMVMNLICRSISGPLNIHGDHSDLYFALNTGWPILMCRDPQSVYDMNLMALKLAEHAKVRLPVMVASDGYFTSHQKRRVQAFAHREDVHKFVGEQPPAGFTDTLDRNNPVTVGPYMNEPDYINNRYQQSVAMYNAGEVFEEIAQEFAELTGRHYPMIEQYRMEDADVAVFLMNSASEIIKDVVDQLRLQGIKAGAISPNMIRPFPQKQIAEALKNVKAITVGDRADSVGGHGGNMVNEIKAALFTYGNTTTKVISRIYGLGGKDFYAEDGHHFFQLAMDAAAADRVEIPFDYYGHNPGTPENAPKRLLKPMDFESLKTGLITVKQNEETGKLSVKVPPVRSLMKKPRRLSPGHGACPGCGIFSGLELFFKGIEGDIVALYHTGCAMVTTTGYPYSAHKSTFIHNLFQNGAATLSGVVEMFWERKRRGELDGLGLKEDFTFVMVTGDGGMDIGMGPAIGAALRGHKMIIVEYDNEGYMNTGAQQSYSTPLGHRTSTSSIGKTQQGKVTQHKDTAQIMAATNIPYVFTGCEAYPQDLLKKAAKAQWYAQNEGLVYGKILIACPLNWMSEDKDGTDIVSLAVESCFFPLYEVERGTTTITYNPEEKDKRVEVSAWLKTMGKTRHLLKPENEPALRAFESEVQRRWTRLKAKHEHPDL, translated from the coding sequence ATGGCTATCGATTATGAAAAAGAAGTAGGCTCTGCCAAAGTGGAGCAGAAATTCCTATATGAATCCGGCAACGAAATGGCTGCTTATGCCGCCCATCAGATCAACTATCATGTGATGGGTTATTTCCCTATCTCGCCATCGACTGAGGTTGCCCAATTCCTGGACACCATGAAAGCCAGCGGACAGCATGACATCATGCTTGTTCCTTCAGATGGTGAGCATAGCTCTGCGGGGATCTGTTACGGCGCATCTACTGCGGGCGGACGTGTCTTCAACGCTACCAGCGCCCAAGGCTATATGTTCATGCTGGAGCAAATGCCTGTACAAGCAGGTACGCGCATGCCTATGGTCATGAACCTGATCTGCCGCTCGATCTCAGGCCCGCTCAACATTCATGGTGACCACTCTGACTTATATTTTGCCCTGAATACCGGCTGGCCGATTCTGATGTGCCGGGACCCCCAATCCGTCTATGACATGAACCTGATGGCCCTGAAGCTGGCTGAGCACGCGAAGGTCCGCCTTCCGGTCATGGTCGCTTCCGATGGCTATTTCACGTCCCATCAGAAACGCCGTGTCCAGGCTTTTGCCCACCGCGAGGATGTTCATAAGTTCGTAGGCGAGCAGCCTCCTGCGGGCTTTACAGATACATTGGACCGCAACAATCCGGTAACTGTTGGCCCGTACATGAACGAACCTGATTATATCAACAACCGTTACCAGCAATCCGTTGCCATGTACAATGCCGGTGAAGTATTCGAAGAGATTGCCCAAGAGTTCGCCGAGCTGACCGGACGCCACTATCCGATGATTGAGCAGTACCGGATGGAAGATGCCGATGTTGCTGTATTCCTGATGAACTCCGCTTCGGAGATCATCAAGGATGTGGTCGACCAGCTTCGCCTGCAAGGAATCAAAGCCGGTGCCATCTCCCCGAACATGATCCGTCCATTCCCGCAGAAGCAAATTGCTGAAGCGCTGAAGAATGTGAAGGCTATTACGGTTGGAGACCGTGCGGATTCTGTCGGCGGACACGGCGGCAACATGGTCAACGAAATCAAAGCGGCGCTGTTCACATATGGCAATACCACTACGAAGGTAATCAGCCGTATTTACGGCCTGGGCGGCAAAGACTTCTACGCCGAAGACGGACATCATTTCTTCCAATTGGCAATGGATGCAGCAGCTGCTGACCGTGTGGAAATTCCGTTTGATTACTACGGCCACAATCCGGGAACGCCGGAGAATGCGCCTAAGCGTCTGCTGAAGCCGATGGATTTCGAATCCCTCAAGACAGGCCTGATCACCGTGAAGCAGAATGAAGAGACAGGCAAGCTTAGTGTGAAGGTTCCGCCGGTCCGCAGCCTGATGAAGAAACCAAGACGCTTGTCCCCGGGACATGGGGCATGTCCGGGCTGCGGCATTTTCTCTGGGCTGGAGTTGTTCTTCAAGGGTATCGAAGGAGACATCGTGGCACTGTACCATACAGGCTGTGCGATGGTTACGACTACCGGCTACCCTTATTCAGCACATAAATCGACGTTCATCCACAACCTGTTCCAGAACGGTGCAGCTACGCTGTCCGGTGTCGTGGAGATGTTCTGGGAACGCAAACGCCGCGGTGAGCTGGATGGACTTGGCCTGAAGGAAGACTTCACCTTTGTCATGGTTACTGGTGACGGCGGGATGGACATCGGTATGGGCCCGGCTATCGGTGCAGCACTGCGCGGCCACAAGATGATTATTGTAGAGTACGACAACGAAGGATACATGAATACAGGCGCCCAGCAGTCGTATTCCACACCACTCGGCCACCGTACTTCGACTTCAAGCATCGGCAAAACACAGCAGGGTAAAGTAACCCAGCATAAGGATACGGCACAGATTATGGCCGCAACCAATATCCCTTACGTGTTCACCGGCTGTGAGGCTTATCCGCAGGATTTGCTCAAAAAGGCAGCCAAAGCCCAGTGGTACGCACAGAATGAAGGTCTGGTCTACGGCAAGATCCTCATTGCCTGCCCGCTTAACTGGATGAGTGAAGACAAAGACGGTACAGATATTGTGTCGCTGGCGGTAGAATCCTGCTTCTTCCCGCTTTATGAAGTAGAGCGGGGCACAACAACGATTACGTATAATCCGGAAGAGAAAGACAAACGTGTTGAAGTTTCTGCATGGCTGAAAACGATGGGCAAAACCCGCCATCTGCTTAAGCCGGAGAACGAACCTGCACTGCGTGCTTTCGAAAGTGAAGTACAGCGCCGCTGGACCCGTCTCAAAGCCAAACACGAGCACCCCGATTTGTAG
- a CDS encoding 2-oxoacid:acceptor oxidoreductase family protein, whose amino-acid sequence MVQLPIVNDLGFFEIRLESIGGLGANLAGKMLAEAGVVGAGLNGVSFSSYGSEKKGSAVKAHIRFCDLNTHIRDTSPVERPHVVGVFHEALAKTVNVTSGILEHSTVLVNSAKSPDELKELLKMKAGTIAVIDGTSIALKEKNRVNMAMLGALFRLCPFLDTETMKGVIEKSLGKKYPQAVQSAITTFERGYNEVQFMKFELAAGDSMPEYVRSDIGVLGYDTQPIGGSIINPGSTFLKNLSISRSGMLPAYDNESCIHCAQCDTVCPDQCFVWEERIDRKGRSQMFLTGIDYQYCKGCLKCVGACPTSALSSQREKEGYADSHTVHHQFDLVTQD is encoded by the coding sequence GTGGTACAATTACCAATCGTTAACGATCTTGGATTTTTCGAGATTCGTCTGGAATCCATTGGAGGCTTGGGTGCGAACCTGGCAGGCAAGATGCTAGCAGAAGCAGGAGTGGTCGGTGCCGGACTGAACGGTGTCAGTTTCTCTTCTTACGGTTCGGAGAAGAAGGGGTCTGCCGTTAAGGCACATATCCGCTTCTGTGATCTGAACACGCATATCCGTGATACCTCGCCGGTAGAACGTCCGCATGTTGTGGGAGTGTTCCATGAAGCGTTGGCCAAGACAGTCAACGTGACCAGCGGTATCCTTGAGCACAGCACGGTACTGGTGAATTCGGCCAAATCGCCGGATGAGCTGAAAGAGCTGCTGAAGATGAAGGCCGGAACCATTGCCGTGATCGATGGAACCAGCATTGCGCTGAAAGAGAAGAACCGGGTAAATATGGCGATGCTGGGCGCGCTGTTCCGGCTCTGTCCATTCCTTGATACCGAAACCATGAAGGGTGTTATTGAGAAATCCCTCGGCAAAAAATATCCGCAGGCCGTCCAGTCGGCCATTACGACGTTTGAGCGCGGCTATAATGAAGTGCAATTTATGAAGTTTGAGCTGGCTGCCGGGGACAGCATGCCTGAATATGTCCGTTCCGATATTGGCGTTCTGGGTTACGATACCCAGCCGATCGGCGGCTCGATTATTAATCCGGGCAGCACATTCCTGAAGAATCTCAGCATTTCACGCTCCGGTATGCTCCCGGCTTATGATAACGAATCGTGTATTCACTGCGCCCAGTGCGATACTGTATGTCCGGATCAGTGCTTTGTATGGGAAGAACGGATTGACCGCAAGGGCCGTTCGCAAATGTTCCTGACAGGCATCGACTATCAATATTGCAAGGGTTGCCTGAAATGTGTGGGCGCATGTCCAACCTCGGCGCTGTCAAGCCAGCGTGAGAAGGAAGGTTATGCGGACAGCCACACAGTGCACCACCAATTTGATCTGGTTACCCAGGATTAA
- a CDS encoding glycosyl hydrolase family 8: MMKNQGKRMWHWKSFVLLCLAIFILPAGSAFAAVNKPFPQHTTYTSGTIKPNNVSQTVMDNAVKTKWDAWKAAYLKPAGTGKYYVKYNSAGETVSEAHGYGMLFTVLMAGYDSNAQTYYNGLYNYYIAHPSSIDPYLMSWKQNSSFQNIEGEDSATDGDMDIAFSLLLADKQWGSSGTVNYLQAANNIINAIMDNEINQSQWTIRLGDWANSGTYNTATRPSDFMLNHLKAFQAATGDSRWQNVTDKTYTIINSLYSGYSSSTGLLPDFVVYSGGVYKPAAAGFLEDANDGNYNYNSCRTPWRITTDYLLTGDNRALNQLNQMNSWIKTKVNSSPGSIKDGYKLNGSTFGSYNSGAFYAPFGVSAMTSSANQAWLNSVWSHTSGSAAEDYYEDSIKLFSMIVMSGNWWTY; this comes from the coding sequence ATGATGAAAAATCAAGGGAAGCGTATGTGGCACTGGAAATCCTTCGTATTGTTATGTCTGGCTATCTTTATCCTGCCTGCGGGCTCAGCTTTTGCAGCGGTGAACAAACCCTTTCCCCAGCATACCACGTATACCAGCGGGACGATCAAACCGAATAATGTGTCTCAAACGGTGATGGACAATGCCGTGAAGACGAAATGGGATGCGTGGAAAGCGGCATATCTGAAGCCGGCCGGCACCGGCAAATATTATGTCAAATATAACTCGGCAGGGGAAACGGTATCGGAAGCTCATGGCTATGGCATGCTGTTCACGGTGCTGATGGCCGGCTACGACAGCAACGCCCAGACGTATTACAACGGCTTATATAACTATTATATTGCGCATCCCAGCTCCATCGACCCTTATCTGATGTCCTGGAAGCAAAACAGCAGCTTTCAGAACATTGAAGGCGAAGATTCCGCGACCGACGGAGACATGGACATCGCTTTCTCGCTGCTTCTAGCCGACAAACAATGGGGAAGCAGCGGTACGGTCAACTATCTGCAGGCAGCTAATAATATTATTAACGCTATTATGGATAACGAAATTAACCAGAGCCAGTGGACGATCCGGCTCGGGGATTGGGCTAACAGCGGCACGTATAATACGGCCACACGCCCTTCGGACTTCATGCTGAATCATCTCAAAGCCTTCCAGGCGGCGACCGGAGATTCCCGCTGGCAGAACGTAACGGACAAAACCTACACCATTATTAACAGCCTCTACAGCGGATACAGCTCCAGCACCGGACTCCTGCCTGACTTTGTCGTGTACTCGGGCGGCGTCTACAAGCCGGCGGCGGCGGGCTTCCTGGAAGATGCAAATGACGGAAATTACAACTATAACTCCTGCCGGACACCTTGGCGCATTACAACGGATTACCTGCTAACCGGAGATAACAGAGCCTTGAACCAGTTGAATCAGATGAACAGCTGGATTAAAACGAAGGTCAACAGCTCTCCGGGCAGTATCAAGGACGGCTACAAGTTGAATGGCTCGACGTTCGGAAGCTACAACAGCGGCGCATTTTATGCCCCCTTTGGCGTTAGTGCAATGACATCCTCGGCCAACCAGGCTTGGCTGAATTCAGTCTGGAGCCATACCTCCGGCAGTGCGGCGGAAGACTACTATGAAGACAGCATCAAGCTGTTCTCTATGATTGTGATGTCCGGTAACTGGTGGACTTACTAA
- a CDS encoding nicotinate phosphoribosyltransferase: MRRELALHTDKYQINMMYAHWMNGSHKRKAVFEAYFRKLPFGNGFAVFAGLERITQYISELRFTEEDIRYLSEQEENYAPAFLEELLQFHFQGSIYSMKEGALVFQDEPLIRVEGTIMEAQLVETAILNFMNYQTLIATKASRIKQVAPKDTLLEFGTRRAQEADAAVWGARAAYVGGFHATSNMLAGKKFGIPTKGTHAHSWVQSFASEQEAFDAYAKVMPDGVTLLVDTFDTLRSGVPHAINTAKMLEAAGKRMNAIRLDSGDLAYLSIQARKMLDEAGLDYVKIVASNDLDENTIMNLKSQGAAIDTWGVGTQLITASDQPSLGGVYKLVEIESPTGEMVPTIKISSNPEKVSTPGKKEVFRIVGPKGKALADYISFPGEQEPRSGARLKLFNPLHPYLQKYVEKYEAVSMLEPIFVNGFQVYKLPVLDEIRRYHQEQIDLFWPEYLRKLNPEVYRVNLSERVWTRKQQLIAEHMMPDLNDEPNTGI; this comes from the coding sequence TTGAGGAGAGAACTTGCTCTACATACAGACAAATACCAGATCAATATGATGTACGCCCATTGGATGAATGGAAGCCATAAGCGGAAAGCGGTGTTCGAAGCCTATTTCCGCAAGCTTCCGTTCGGCAACGGCTTTGCCGTATTCGCCGGGCTGGAGCGTATCACCCAGTATATTTCCGAGCTGCGGTTTACGGAAGAGGATATCCGTTATCTGTCGGAGCAGGAAGAAAACTATGCGCCTGCTTTTCTGGAAGAACTGCTGCAGTTCCATTTCCAGGGCAGTATCTATTCCATGAAAGAGGGGGCGCTGGTATTCCAGGATGAACCGCTGATCCGGGTTGAGGGTACGATCATGGAGGCGCAGCTGGTGGAGACGGCTATCCTGAACTTCATGAACTACCAGACCCTGATTGCCACCAAGGCATCCCGGATTAAGCAGGTGGCTCCGAAAGATACGCTTCTGGAGTTCGGCACCCGGCGTGCGCAGGAAGCGGATGCGGCTGTCTGGGGCGCCCGCGCGGCTTATGTCGGCGGCTTCCATGCCACCTCGAACATGCTGGCCGGCAAAAAGTTCGGCATTCCCACCAAGGGAACCCATGCCCATTCCTGGGTACAGAGCTTTGCCAGCGAGCAGGAGGCCTTTGATGCGTATGCCAAGGTGATGCCGGATGGCGTCACCCTGCTGGTGGATACCTTCGATACCCTCCGCAGCGGTGTGCCGCATGCGATCAATACAGCGAAGATGCTGGAAGCGGCGGGCAAGCGGATGAACGCCATCCGGCTGGACAGCGGAGACTTGGCTTATTTGTCCATTCAGGCACGCAAAATGCTGGATGAGGCAGGTTTGGACTATGTGAAGATCGTAGCCTCCAATGATCTGGACGAAAATACAATCATGAACCTGAAGTCGCAAGGAGCGGCAATTGACACATGGGGGGTGGGGACACAGCTCATCACTGCCTCAGACCAGCCTTCCTTGGGCGGTGTGTACAAGCTTGTCGAGATAGAATCGCCTACCGGCGAAATGGTGCCGACGATCAAGATATCCTCCAACCCGGAGAAAGTATCTACGCCTGGCAAAAAGGAAGTTTTCCGGATCGTCGGTCCCAAAGGCAAGGCCCTGGCCGACTATATCAGCTTCCCTGGCGAGCAGGAACCGCGCAGTGGTGCCCGCTTGAAGCTGTTCAATCCGCTGCATCCCTACCTGCAGAAATATGTGGAGAAATATGAGGCGGTATCGATGCTGGAGCCGATTTTTGTGAACGGATTTCAGGTCTACAAGCTGCCGGTTCTCGATGAAATCCGCCGTTATCATCAGGAGCAGATTGATTTGTTCTGGCCGGAGTATTTGCGCAAGCTGAATCCCGAAGTGTACCGTGTTAATCTGAGCGAGCGGGTCTGGACCCGCAAGCAGCAGCTGATTGCCGAGCATATGATGCCGGACCTGAACGATGAGCCGAACACTGGAATTTAA
- a CDS encoding cysteine hydrolase family protein, whose protein sequence is MRALIIIDFTKDFVDGSLPVGQPGVDIAPRISELTQAFVDSGDYVVMAVDLHEENDPYHPETKLFPPHNLRDTAGRGLYGSLKDVYEQNRESIYWMDKTRYSAFCGTDLELKLRERGITELHLIGVCTDICVLHTAVDAYNKGFGIVVHKDAVASFNPEGHLWALGHFSGSLGATVV, encoded by the coding sequence ATGAGAGCCTTGATCATCATTGACTTCACTAAAGATTTTGTGGACGGCAGCCTGCCGGTGGGACAGCCCGGTGTTGATATCGCACCGCGGATCAGCGAACTGACGCAGGCGTTTGTTGACAGTGGCGACTATGTTGTTATGGCGGTGGATCTGCATGAGGAGAATGATCCTTACCATCCGGAGACCAAGCTGTTTCCGCCGCATAATCTGCGGGATACCGCAGGCCGCGGGCTATACGGCAGCCTCAAAGACGTTTACGAACAGAACCGGGAATCCATCTATTGGATGGACAAAACACGCTATAGTGCCTTCTGCGGCACGGATCTGGAACTGAAGCTGCGTGAACGGGGCATAACTGAACTGCACCTGATTGGCGTCTGCACGGATATTTGTGTCCTCCATACGGCAGTGGATGCCTATAACAAGGGCTTCGGCATTGTTGTTCACAAGGATGCCGTGGCCAGCTTCAATCCGGAAGGGCATCTCTGGGCGCTGGGACATTTCAGCGGAAGTCTCGGAGCGACGGTAGTTTAG
- a CDS encoding NUDIX domain-containing protein, whose translation MSENEEQTYNVKKYRTPDGVPADIVMFTLTKRERKTVTKTLPLRELKVMLVKRKKWPCAGMWALPGGFCQEDESIYDAATRELKEETGVDGGHLEYLGVYSKPGRDPRGWIISHAFFALVEEWMLEHRQASDDAGEVGLFTLQEALEELELAFDHHDIITDAYLRIQQQMLQTTIARQFLPHHFTLSELYQVIQTVVPEFKEPNFIRKITSTRSRQGILKEVRDEAGNPVSSNQYSQRPAQLYMFTDHEPLLSIYT comes from the coding sequence GTGAGCGAGAACGAGGAACAAACCTATAACGTCAAAAAATACCGCACACCGGATGGGGTTCCGGCCGATATAGTTATGTTTACGCTGACCAAACGCGAGCGGAAGACCGTCACCAAGACACTTCCGCTGCGCGAACTGAAGGTGATGCTGGTCAAACGCAAAAAATGGCCTTGTGCCGGGATGTGGGCGCTGCCCGGAGGCTTTTGCCAGGAAGATGAATCTATCTATGATGCCGCGACCCGTGAGCTGAAAGAAGAAACGGGTGTCGACGGCGGACATCTGGAGTATCTGGGTGTCTACAGTAAGCCCGGACGTGATCCGCGCGGGTGGATTATCAGCCATGCGTTCTTTGCGCTGGTGGAGGAGTGGATGCTGGAACACAGACAGGCTTCCGATGATGCGGGAGAGGTGGGGCTGTTCACGCTGCAGGAAGCGCTTGAGGAGCTTGAGCTTGCTTTTGATCATCATGACATTATTACCGATGCCTATTTGCGGATTCAGCAGCAAATGCTGCAGACGACGATTGCCCGGCAGTTTCTGCCGCACCATTTTACGTTAAGCGAGCTGTATCAGGTGATCCAGACTGTCGTGCCTGAATTCAAGGAGCCTAATTTTATCCGCAAAATCACTTCAACCCGCAGCCGCCAGGGTATATTAAAAGAAGTACGGGATGAAGCCGGCAATCCGGTCAGCTCCAACCAGTACTCGCAGCGTCCGGCACAGCTCTATATGTTCACGGATCATGAGCCTTTGTTATCCATCTATACTTAG
- a CDS encoding RicAFT regulatory complex protein RicA family protein → MQTYNTRDLIVREDIMGKAKELASLISTSEEVKHFQQAEQKIQNHERVQSLIAAIKKKQKEIVAFESFKNKEMVAKIEREIEVLQDEIDGIPVVNEFQQSQSDINYLLQLVISVIRDTVSEKINVEAGTEAPPSTCGD, encoded by the coding sequence ATGCAGACCTACAATACCCGTGACCTGATTGTGCGGGAGGATATTATGGGCAAGGCCAAAGAGCTTGCTTCACTCATTTCCACCAGCGAGGAAGTGAAACACTTCCAGCAGGCTGAACAAAAAATTCAGAATCATGAACGGGTGCAGAGCCTCATTGCAGCCATCAAGAAGAAGCAGAAAGAGATTGTAGCGTTCGAAAGCTTCAAGAACAAGGAAATGGTTGCCAAGATCGAGCGTGAAATTGAAGTGCTGCAGGATGAAATCGACGGGATTCCGGTTGTGAATGAGTTCCAGCAGAGCCAGAGCGATATCAACTATCTGCTGCAGCTGGTGATCTCTGTAATCCGGGACACCGTCTCCGAGAAAATCAATGTCGAAGCGGGTACGGAAGCTCCTCCTTCGACCTGCGGGGATTAA
- the miaB gene encoding tRNA (N6-isopentenyl adenosine(37)-C2)-methylthiotransferase MiaB, producing the protein MTTGNNSPDLKSGKGGSKDYSKYFDFSDAKVISEEEGKTTYRIKGRTVQINSNPDYKEGKRRGKQDIEVINFDNVETNKIMEEFREINRHKQHYYSIATYGCQMNEHDTETMKGLLEQMGYMGTEDRNMADIILLNTCAIRENAEDKVFGELGHLKNLKLEKPGLLLGVCGCMSQEEGVVNRIMSKHGFVDMIFGTHNIHRLPQLVKEAYFSKELVVEVWSKEGDIIENLPKKREGMRAWVNIMYGCDKFCTYCIVPFTRGKERSRRPEDVIAEMRELARQGFKEVTLLGQNVNAYGKDFTDIDYTFGDLMDDMRKIDIPRIRFMTSHPRDFDDRLIEVLGKGGNLTEHIHLPVQSGSTAVLKKMSRKYSRETYLELVQKIKASVPNAVLTTDIIVGFPGETEEQFEDTLSLVREVGYDMAYTFIYSPREGTPAASMEDNVPPEVKSERLQRLNDLIKEQSRISNDRMLGEIVEVLVEGESKNNSNVLSGRSRANKLVHFEGPKELIGTFVQVRITDTKTWYIKGDCMAEAVSIL; encoded by the coding sequence ATGACGACGGGGAATAACTCACCGGACTTAAAATCCGGCAAGGGTGGTTCGAAGGATTACTCCAAGTATTTTGATTTCTCTGATGCCAAAGTCATCAGTGAAGAAGAGGGCAAAACGACCTACCGGATCAAGGGCCGCACGGTTCAGATCAACTCGAATCCGGATTACAAGGAAGGCAAACGCCGGGGTAAGCAGGATATAGAGGTTATTAATTTCGACAATGTGGAAACGAATAAGATTATGGAAGAGTTCAGAGAGATCAACCGCCACAAACAGCATTATTACTCGATAGCTACCTACGGCTGCCAGATGAATGAGCATGATACCGAGACTATGAAGGGGCTTCTGGAGCAGATGGGCTACATGGGTACCGAAGACCGCAACATGGCGGATATCATTCTGCTGAACACATGCGCCATCCGCGAGAATGCTGAAGACAAGGTGTTCGGGGAGCTGGGTCACCTCAAGAATCTGAAGCTGGAGAAGCCTGGCCTGTTGCTTGGGGTCTGCGGCTGCATGTCCCAGGAGGAAGGCGTGGTCAACCGGATTATGTCCAAGCACGGATTCGTGGATATGATCTTCGGTACCCACAACATTCACCGCCTGCCGCAGCTGGTCAAGGAAGCGTACTTCAGCAAAGAGCTGGTCGTGGAGGTCTGGTCCAAGGAAGGCGACATTATTGAGAACCTGCCCAAGAAACGGGAGGGGATGCGCGCTTGGGTGAATATCATGTACGGCTGCGATAAGTTCTGCACCTACTGTATTGTGCCGTTCACACGGGGCAAGGAGCGCAGCCGCCGGCCTGAAGATGTCATTGCCGAGATGCGGGAGCTGGCCCGCCAAGGCTTCAAGGAAGTCACCCTGCTGGGACAGAATGTAAATGCCTACGGCAAGGATTTTACAGATATAGACTATACATTCGGGGACCTGATGGACGATATGCGGAAGATCGATATTCCCCGCATCCGCTTCATGACCTCGCATCCCCGTGATTTTGACGATAGATTGATTGAAGTGCTCGGCAAAGGCGGCAACCTGACGGAGCATATCCACCTGCCGGTACAGTCGGGAAGCACAGCCGTGCTGAAAAAAATGAGCCGTAAATACAGCCGCGAAACGTATCTGGAACTTGTTCAAAAAATCAAGGCCAGTGTCCCGAACGCCGTGCTGACTACCGATATTATTGTCGGGTTCCCTGGCGAAACCGAAGAGCAGTTCGAAGATACATTGTCGCTGGTGCGCGAAGTGGGCTATGATATGGCATATACCTTTATTTATTCACCGCGCGAAGGGACGCCAGCAGCCTCGATGGAGGATAATGTGCCGCCAGAGGTGAAGAGTGAACGCCTGCAGCGTTTGAATGATCTGATTAAGGAGCAGAGCCGGATCAGCAATGACCGGATGCTTGGGGAGATCGTCGAGGTGCTTGTGGAAGGCGAGAGCAAAAACAATTCGAATGTGCTGTCCGGCCGCAGCCGGGCCAACAAGCTGGTGCATTTTGAAGGGCCGAAGGAACTGATCGGCACCTTTGTGCAGGTTAGAATTACGGATACGAAGACATGGTACATCAAGGGGGATTGCATGGCGGAGGCCGTGTCAATTCTATAA
- a CDS encoding NADH:flavin oxidoreductase: MNTDKLFAPFQAGSLTLANRIVMAPMTRVFSPNGVPGEDVAAYYRRRAEGGVGLIVTEGTAINHPSAVSHQNIPNIHGEASLKGWAKVVEEVHAAGGKIVPQLWHVGMARTVGELPNVDALPIGPSGLNLAGEKITEPMTKQEIDGIVAAFAQAAADAKAVGFDGIELHGAHGYLIDQFFWEKTNKRTDEYGGDLEARTTFAVEIIDACRRAVGPDFPIILRFSQWKAGDYTAKLAQTPEELARFLTPLSNAGVDIFHCSTRRFWLPEFEGSELNLAGWTKKITGKPTITVGSVGLNSEFGSAVTEQNEEDNLDRLMEKLENAEFDLVAVGRALISDPAWPAKVQSGRKDEIIAFTPEATRTLN, from the coding sequence ATGAATACCGATAAATTGTTTGCCCCTTTTCAGGCAGGAAGCCTGACACTAGCCAACCGTATCGTGATGGCCCCTATGACCCGTGTGTTTTCGCCCAATGGCGTACCGGGTGAGGATGTTGCTGCTTATTACCGCCGCCGTGCCGAAGGTGGAGTTGGATTGATTGTTACGGAAGGGACAGCAATTAACCATCCGTCTGCCGTCAGCCACCAGAATATCCCGAATATCCACGGTGAAGCTTCTCTGAAGGGTTGGGCAAAAGTGGTGGAAGAGGTTCATGCTGCCGGGGGCAAAATCGTTCCACAGCTCTGGCATGTCGGCATGGCCCGTACGGTTGGCGAGCTGCCGAATGTGGACGCGCTGCCGATCGGTCCTTCCGGGCTGAACCTGGCCGGTGAGAAGATTACAGAACCGATGACCAAGCAGGAAATCGACGGGATTGTCGCTGCTTTTGCGCAGGCAGCCGCGGATGCCAAGGCTGTGGGCTTTGACGGCATTGAGCTGCACGGGGCGCATGGATATCTGATCGATCAATTTTTCTGGGAGAAAACCAATAAGCGCACCGATGAGTACGGCGGCGACTTGGAGGCACGGACAACGTTTGCCGTTGAAATCATCGATGCCTGCCGCCGTGCGGTGGGGCCGGATTTCCCGATCATTCTCCGTTTCTCGCAGTGGAAAGCCGGGGACTATACGGCCAAGCTGGCACAGACGCCGGAAGAACTGGCCCGGTTCCTGACTCCGCTAAGCAATGCAGGTGTGGATATTTTCCACTGCTCTACGCGCCGTTTCTGGCTGCCGGAATTCGAAGGCTCCGAGCTGAATCTGGCCGGATGGACGAAGAAAATCACCGGCAAACCCACGATTACCGTGGGTTCTGTAGGACTGAACAGTGAATTCGGTTCCGCAGTAACAGAGCAAAATGAAGAAGACAATCTGGACCGGCTGATGGAAAAGCTGGAGAACGCAGAGTTCGATCTTGTAGCTGTTGGCAGAGCACTCATTAGTGATCCTGCATGGCCAGCCAAGGTGCAGAGCGGAAGAAAAGACGAAATTATTGCTTTTACTCCCGAAGCGACGAGAACACTTAATTAA